A region of the Oncorhynchus clarkii lewisi isolate Uvic-CL-2024 chromosome 29, UVic_Ocla_1.0, whole genome shotgun sequence genome:
tttatcaaatcaattctctgtaattattattacatgattaaactaatcatgtaaacgtAATTAACAAGGAAGTTGGGCAACCAAGGAAAATCTtaagattacaaagttataattttcctaatataactcttcagatattttaacatctgatcaattagtcttcaaattaatgaattattctttacctgaCGTTAGTCTCATGCCCTCATGCCCGCCGTaacgttgtaaattgttggtcatctgcacaaacccagcctttactatgactcatccatacatcaattgtcttaatcatttatttaataactaactaaataatcacataaatgcataaacaaacggtagatatggttacaaggaaatgataggggaggttccctagtgggctaagccgatatgacggcttggtggacaaagggaagtgggtgtggactgagaagggtgggaaagacaaaatggagtcactacacagttgataattatatttattgaaatgctaatcctttgcacatgaacgctcactcatttgggaataattgcaatcaatatatatttacgcccagtgtcgtcgtgatctctgttggaatcgtcagTCCTTCTGTTGGAAAGCTAATCCGAGCGCTTCTCTGCTTCCCTGAAATCTTtggtggttagaatggatacttcagagtaccattcagaaatgttcttatagATTAGGTGTTTCGGCAGTTGTCAGTCTTCGCATCCCAGGTTGACATactttctagctgcagactagcaattagtatctaagatttgctcttatactgtcgggatcgatagtctcagagttgaaccatttccaccCGTGTGGCCAATGCTCCAAgtggtatggttaggaattcaacaaccattACAACCTTAGCTTAAAATGAGGTTTTTGGGGTCTCTACTCAGCTGACCGAGATATGCAtggtctgaagaggatttctTCAGGTGGGTTTTTTATTTGTAACActagaaaagggctgtcccatgaGCCAGATAATGGCTCTGCTCATGGGGGtgggccaatgacttagttaatctttaaagggaatacaattctcaCAACTTAATGGTTTATCATAgcattacatcatttcacaaatagtttaatctttactcattcattttatacaataattagatgcaaaccTCATAACAGAGGcacctgtataaacagagttatggtaatgtggctgtattgtctttcatgaggtcacatACATGAAACTAAATGGACCGGGTCGTAGCTGGCTTCTCCACCGACCGTTTACACATCctccaaaacatggatattgttctgttctcaagttctgtgatgtaGTAGAAGTTAATTTGTTCTACTGTGAAACTCTCTCTATACTACATGGCTAGGAGGAGagaatctcctccaggaatttacaacctgagataacagaacctgggtgtaggagagacagagtgggatGCCATGATCTATACCCAGAAAGAGCCACTTCATGACACTTGATAAGAAGAGCATTGAGGCTTGGATTCTATCAGTAGCCCTGTCCGTAGCCCTGCCTGCAGAAGCAGAGAAGCTGCCAGTAGCAGTGGACTGATGTGGAGGCAGGCTGGTCCTAGTGATCTAGCGGAGGGGGTGGGACACCATGATCTACACGGCTTTACGTTGGCTGTTTCTAGTGTCCTTCATCGTGCTGACCATCTGTGGGAACATGCTGGTGTGTTTGGCCGTGGGGCTCAGCCACCGCCTGTGCCGCATTTCTAACGGCTTTTTTCTGCTAGCCGTGACGGATCTGTTACTGGGTCTGCTGGTGCTGATCCTCTCTGCCACCCTGGAGCTGCTGAGTGGACACTGGCCCCTGGGAGGCATCCTTTGTAACATCTACATCTCTCTGGATGTGATGCTCTGTACAGCCTCCATCCTGACCCTGCAGGCCATCAGTGTGGACCGTTACCTGGCCATCTCAACTCCGCTATGCAGCCCCCGCAGGGTCACCCCTCCCCGGGTAGCTCAGGCCATCACTGTCATCTGAGTCTCTTCCCCACTTCCTTCCTCCCCATCCACCTGGGCTGGAACACGGATGACTTCAGAGTGCAGAACCTGGACTGGGTCGAGGTGGAGGGACGCACCTGTCGCTTTGAGTGGCACAACAACTACGTGCTTCTGGATGTCTTTGGTAACTTCTACCTCCCACTACTGGTCATGTACGATATGTACCACTGAATCTTTTGGATAGCACGTGAACAGGTTAGTGTTTTATTTCTTATCCATACTTGTTGTGCAGTAGTACCATTACCAGTGGTAGAAGTTGTGTCTGGAGCATCAATAGTAGTACTGGAAGAATTAGTCGTAGCTCTTAGAGTTACACCCATTTATTAATGTAATCCGCTCAGTCGTCCATCTGCTGACCTGTTTCTCAAACCTGTCTTGATCCTTCCATTCGGGTACGGCGTATCCGAGCTGCCACTGCTTCAATCGCACGCACGCACAGCATCAGCGGCGGCAACAGCACAAGGCCACAGTGACACTAGCAGCAGTTCTGGGGCCCTTAGTTATCTGTTGGTTATACCTCACTATTGTACCTTTACCTGCATGGGCATCGGGGCAGAGACTAATCCCCCTGCTACTGCCCTCTCTGTGGTGCTGTTGCTGGGATACTTTAACTTCGCTGTCAATCCCATCCTGTACCCGGCCCTGAACAGGAACTTCCGCAGGGCCTATGAGGAGCTGCTGTGCTGCATGGGGCTAGCGTGGAGACACACGTCCACAACTATCTGTGTGTCCCTGCAGAAACGAGTGCCATCTTTCTAATGCACACAGAGATACTCGTCTGACCAATGGCCACAGagacactgtcacgccctgaccatagagagctgtttattctctgtgttggttggggtgtgatcgtgactagggtgggtcatctaggtgattaatggtttatgttggcctggtatggtccccaatcagagacagctgtttatcgttgtctctgattggggatcatatttaggtagccattttccccattgtgatttgtgggatcttgtctacagttagttgcctgtgtgcacaccagtagcttcacggttcgtttgtgctttattgttttgttcagtgagtttcggttaattaaaatatgtggaactctatgcacgctgcgccttggtccaatcattataacgatcgtgacaaACACCCTCCTCAAGGACAATCAGCCAGAGGGGAAGAGCCTCACACTGCAGGAGAGAAACAGCAGCACCATCGCTGACCAGaccaggtaaaacacatagtaCTGGACATTACACAGTAGTAACATACTGGATCGGGACCAGGTAACACATACAGGACACATCATAAAGGTATATGTCAGACAATACAGAGTATTATGTTATTATGTCACCAACAAGAGGCCCTCTCTCTCCGTTTCATGTCCTAACTCACCTTCTACTACCTGGACACAGAtgagccagacagacacataACACAGGTGAGAAGAACAGACAGTGCAGGTCAGTCACACTCATGTATACAGAGGTTAAAAAAAAAGTAACATAGAAAACATCTCCACTGGACGAAAGTGAAAGTGTCCAGGCCGATCATTTCCCCAGCTAACTGATAGATCTGTAAAGGTTTCTAGAGGGTGGTGCTATTCTCTCTGCTGCACACCCACTGGTGGTGAATCAGTGACTACCCTGGCTGGATTAACTTGGTGAATCAGTGACTACCCTGGCTGGATTAATTTGGTGAATCAGTGACTGCCCTGGCTGGATTTACTTGGTGAAACAGTGACTACCCCGGCTGGATTTACTTGAATGTGTGTGTTCATCCCTAATAGGTGCAGCATGTCCACTCAGGGCTATGTTGGATGGATTCTAGGAGGTTGGCGGAGGGGAAAGAAGGACATCTGGAAGTGTCATCCAGGGATCCTGTAAATAATGTACCCCTGCGTCAACAGCCAGGCTGGAGAGTTCCACTGGGAATAGGTTCCCTcacatcagtggttcccaaaccctTTAGTGTCGTGACATCTTCCTGTCACTGCCAACAGCTCTATCCAAAACCCGGCATAAATAACTGACCCACTATTTGGAATGTACTGGCTCACATCAACCAAACCACCCCCACATTCACGTGTTGCCGAGATACACTCAGCCGTTCTGCCATAATGTAGCATGTGACATTCGCACTATGACACTTTGTTTGGCTGTTTATCAGAATGTAGAGTCATTTCCTGATGGCTTTTGTCCACTGGATTTGTAGACTGCTTTGTTTCTGTCATGTGACCTCCTTGTAGATCAAATAGTTAATAATATAAATGAAATTGTTAAAGAAGTCCCCACACAAACTCTTTTACACAGATATTTGCACTCCGTACGTtgtatgcagtggtgtaaagtacctcttaagtagtttttttggggtatctgtactttacttcaccatttatatttttgactacttttactttactccatacatttgccttgacacccaaaagtactcgttacattttgaatacttagcaggacaggaaaatattAAAATTCataaacatccctggtcatccctactgcctctaaatgatgtctgagtgtgcccctggcttttatgtcaattaaaaaaacaattaaatggtgccatctggtttgcttaatataaggaatttgaaatgattcatacttttacttttgatgcttacgtatattttaaaacaaatacttttactcaagtagtattttaccgggTGGCTTTCTATtatggtatctttacttttactcatgtatgacagttgggtactttttccaccactgtaggCAAGGACTTATGTAAAGTCATCCACACAAGAACAGAGGTGACACAAACTAATGGAAGACATTTTTATCGGTTTGTGCATATCAATGTTAATGACCTATGTTTCTACTGTACAAAAAACAGATACTGTATCTCTTGTTTAAACCGACTGATTGGTATGGGGatgtttttattatgctaattagacaCACCTCGTTAAGGGTTTACCTTAAGGAATAACTTTCCCTTACCGAAGAGAATTAAGGCTGTTGCACAGAGCCCCTCAAACATTTCCTTAGGTAAGGGCAAAATTTAAGGGTTTTATGGTAGTTTGAAGGCATGCATGTGGAAAGAGTCTCTGGTATCCATGGAAACACCCTGACAGAATACCTTGTCAAAAATATTGCATTTATTTTGGGAGATCACAAAATTGAACTTCTACATTCAAGACCAGAGAAACAAATTGATTGAGAAGTTATActgaaataaacattttgttattttttctcAACTTGTTTCTATTACGTCAAGCTAACTTAgagttggtagctagctagccagctagcggTGTCGCCATGGAATGTGCAGCTTATATTGTTAGCTGGTGGTGGAGGTTTTACTTTTGAAACCAGGGCAGAGGAAAGCAACATCCACCTCCACAAATGCTGTTAACATTGATATCCATACTAAATTAAGCACTTATTAAGGGACCTCATTGGCACCCTTAACTTTTCCACTTAATTTAAGGGGGAAATTCACCTTAAAATGTTTGTGCAACTGACTTAAACTTAAGGAAAATGTAAGGGAAAATACAAGGACAAAATTTATTTAAGATATTTTATGCAACCGGGCCCAGGGCCTAAGCAATATAATTTATGTCTATAAAGAGTAAGTTTTCTAAGGATGTCTAACCTCATACATGGCTATAACAACTAGCTCCCATACCATTAAAACCCTTCACACAGACATATGCAATTTGTTGTGAAGTATTGATATACTAATGAAGGTACAGTTAAATCTGATTTACTGGAATGTGATGAGGAACTCTGGATAAGCCTGCACATCACTGAAGATCACAAACATGGTTGGATTGGAGGTGTTGTCTGTGACACTGTCGTACAAATCAGCATCCTTCCCTGAAGGTTTGGCAGGAGGAACGATcaagcctggttgtccctgagtGAAGTCTCCAACAAGAACCCTGGCCAGGTACATGCGCTTGTTCCCTTGTGCATCAGCTTTAGAATATCCCCTTGCTGAATAACTGGAGTTCACAGCAAAGTATGAACCATTGCCAATTGCAGCACCTGGATGAAAAACATATTGTTCTTAAagagttaaaaaaaaattaacaacaatgataCCGAATTGATCAAATGGATTTATGTCTCAACATCAAGCTCCTCCTCTCTTAGGAAGGAGTAACAGTAAAGAATATTGGTCATCAGACATGTTTCCATGAGACCATTCTCATACCATGTGTTCCAGCGTAGCTACGATTGAAGCCATGGTTGTTGATCTGGGTGATGGAGTTGGAACTGGTGCCATGGAACAGCAGTTTCTCGTTGTTTGTGTGCTTGTTCTTCTCCTCCAGGAGTTTCTTTCTTATCTGGTAGCTTTTCCACAGTGAATCGTTCTGGACTCGTTCAATCTTCAAATAGCAAACGAAACATGTAGAAATCAACAGTGATTTATCTATTACTGAAGTGCAATCCCACCTAGCTAAATATGTATCGAACAGCAAAGGAATAGGAATTACACATTTCACTGGTTCCAGGAATTACAGTTCCATTCTTGAAAAAAAAATCCCAAACGCTTTGCTGTCTTTAATGTAGCAGCAAACACAATTAAAATGATTGTCTTAAAAAAAGATAGTTGAGGGATTCCTAACATCAAATTTGTCAAATGTGAGGCTTTTCATATAACGTCACCATAGAAAATCAGTCTATTGTGGAATGCAAATGAAATTCTGGTATACATTTTTACAAACATACTGTAAGGATGGTGTTGTTGAGTAAAGTCTTCCGAAATTCCTTCTCCACGCCATTGTATCCCTTGGATCCTGGAGTTAGTGGGACCAGCATTAAGAGGGAACCCTTCATGTCATCCCAGTGTGCAGGTAGAGACACTGATGTATCGTCTAGACAAAAGAGTTTGGCATTTAGTGATCAAATTATTACACAATAAGTATTGTCATTAAAAAGACTCAATCATTCACAACTTTAAATACATATTGATGATATACTCAGTTCCATGACATGTGCTGCAGCAGTAGGCCTAACCGCAGAAAAACATCGCTAGAACGACACATTCCTCTCTTGCTAGATGCACAAATAAAGGTGAATAACACtcaaatctatttttttttaccccaaaaATTGTCTTCTGATGTGAGGTAAGCATTGACCTGCACTCAGAACAtcactttgttgtttctctatgaaTCATTGTAATATtgagaataaaaaaaacacaaaaatccCAAACTAGTTCAAATAAAACAGAGAAAACAGAATTATGGAAAAAACAAGATAATTTAATGGAGAATTGTAT
Encoded here:
- the LOC139388545 gene encoding LOW QUALITY PROTEIN: histamine H2 receptor-like (The sequence of the model RefSeq protein was modified relative to this genomic sequence to represent the inferred CDS: inserted 1 base in 1 codon; substituted 1 base at 1 genomic stop codon), whose translation is MIYTALRWLFLVSFIVLTICGNMLVCLAVGLSHRLCRISNGFFLLAVTDLLLGLLVLILSATLELLSGHWPLGGILCNIYISLDVMLCTASILTLQAISVDRYLAISTPLCSPRRVTPPRVAQAITVIXVSSXTSFLPIHLGWNTDDFRVQNLDWVEVEGRTCRFEWHNNYVLLDVFGNFYLPLLVMYDMYH